Proteins encoded together in one Kutzneria kofuensis window:
- a CDS encoding MFS transporter, with translation MHRAWWVAAVTFVALVGAAGFRATPGVLMNPLHAEFGWSMGTISAAVSVNLALYGLTSPFAAALMERFGIRRVVSVALLVVAAGSGLTVFMTASWELILCWGVLVGLGTGSMALAFVATVTSAWFVKHRGIVTGVLTAGGAAGQLVFLPALASIADSVGWRIAALTVAAAALVVVPLVAWLLRDRPEDIGLLAYGATKPQPRPVITVSAGRRAIQVLASAARTRNFWLLAAGFAICGATTNGLVGTHFIPAAMDHGMGETAAASLLALVGVFDIAGTIFSGWLTDRLDSRVLLGAYYGLRGLSLFALPSLFAGTTQPSMLVFIVFYGLDWVATVPPTVALCRRYYGTAGPIVFGWVFASHQVGAAFAAVAAGIVRDQLGNYDLAWYIAGLLSCAAAALSLLMLATRRRAATPEPAMAA, from the coding sequence CTGCATCGGGCCTGGTGGGTGGCCGCCGTCACATTCGTCGCGCTGGTCGGCGCGGCCGGTTTCCGGGCGACGCCCGGTGTTCTGATGAACCCGTTGCACGCCGAGTTCGGCTGGTCGATGGGCACGATCTCGGCCGCCGTCTCCGTCAACCTCGCGCTCTACGGGCTGACCTCGCCGTTCGCCGCCGCGCTGATGGAACGCTTCGGCATCCGCCGGGTGGTGTCGGTGGCGCTGCTGGTGGTCGCCGCCGGCAGCGGATTGACGGTGTTCATGACCGCCAGCTGGGAGCTCATCCTCTGCTGGGGTGTGCTGGTCGGCCTCGGCACGGGATCGATGGCGCTGGCGTTCGTCGCCACCGTCACCAGTGCGTGGTTCGTCAAGCACCGCGGCATCGTCACCGGCGTGCTCACCGCCGGCGGCGCCGCCGGGCAGTTGGTGTTCCTGCCGGCGCTGGCATCCATCGCCGACTCCGTGGGCTGGCGGATCGCCGCGCTGACGGTCGCCGCCGCGGCATTGGTCGTCGTGCCGCTGGTGGCGTGGCTGCTGCGCGACCGTCCCGAGGACATCGGCCTGCTCGCCTACGGCGCGACCAAACCGCAGCCGCGACCCGTGATCACGGTCAGCGCCGGCCGGCGGGCGATCCAGGTCCTGGCGTCAGCCGCCCGTACCCGCAACTTCTGGCTGCTCGCCGCCGGGTTCGCCATCTGCGGCGCCACCACCAACGGCCTCGTCGGCACGCACTTCATCCCCGCCGCGATGGACCACGGCATGGGGGAGACTGCCGCCGCGAGCCTGCTGGCGCTGGTCGGCGTGTTCGACATCGCCGGCACGATCTTCTCCGGCTGGCTCACCGACCGCCTCGACTCCCGGGTGCTGCTCGGGGCCTACTACGGCCTGCGCGGGCTGTCCCTGTTCGCGCTGCCCAGCCTGTTCGCCGGCACCACCCAGCCCAGCATGCTGGTGTTCATCGTCTTCTACGGCCTGGACTGGGTCGCCACCGTGCCGCCGACCGTCGCCCTGTGCCGCCGCTACTACGGCACCGCCGGGCCCATCGTCTTCGGCTGGGTGTTCGCCTCCCACCAGGTCGGCGCCGCCTTCGCCGCGGTGGCCGCCGGCATCGTCCGCGACCAGCTCGGCAACTACGACCTGGCCTGGTACATCGCCGGCCTGCTCAGCTGCGCCGCCGCCGCGCTGTCCCTGCTCATGCTGGCCACCCGCCGCCGCGCCGCCACCCCCGAACCCGCCATGGCCGCTTGA
- a CDS encoding permease gives MFIVDALAMAGSMTWEILWALILGFALSAVVQAVVRRSTVVRLLGTDSPRSLTIAAGLGAASSSCSYAAVALARALFRKGANFTAAMAFEIASTNLVVELGVILALLLGWQFTVAEFVGGPIMIVLLALLFRLFLRERLVAKAREQADKGIAGSMEGHAAMDMSLNGRKLLSRDGFTAVAHVFVMEWAAILRDLVIGLLIAGAVAAWVPDSFWQGFFLADHPVLSAIWGPIVGPVVAVLSFVCSIGNVPLAAVLWTGGISFGGVVAFVFADLMIVPILTIYRKYYGTRMALFVLGTFFAATVGAGYLVELLFGVTGLTPTDRSARVVEAGISWNYTTWLNIVFLVIGLVLVVRFFRTGGRDMLKMMGGAPDAGGHTDHHHMG, from the coding sequence ATGTTCATCGTGGATGCGTTGGCCATGGCGGGCTCGATGACGTGGGAGATCCTCTGGGCGCTGATCCTGGGTTTTGCCCTGTCGGCGGTGGTGCAGGCGGTCGTCCGACGGTCCACAGTGGTCAGACTGCTGGGCACCGACTCGCCCCGCTCGCTGACCATCGCGGCCGGCCTCGGCGCCGCGTCCTCCTCGTGTTCGTACGCGGCGGTGGCGCTGGCCCGGGCGCTGTTCCGCAAGGGCGCGAACTTCACCGCGGCGATGGCCTTCGAGATCGCCTCCACCAACCTGGTGGTGGAGCTCGGCGTGATCCTGGCGCTGCTGCTGGGCTGGCAGTTCACCGTGGCCGAGTTCGTCGGCGGACCGATCATGATCGTGCTGCTGGCGCTGCTGTTCCGCCTCTTCCTGCGTGAACGGCTGGTGGCCAAGGCCCGCGAGCAGGCGGACAAGGGCATCGCCGGCTCGATGGAGGGCCACGCCGCGATGGACATGTCTCTCAACGGCCGGAAGTTGTTGTCCCGCGACGGTTTCACCGCCGTCGCGCACGTGTTCGTGATGGAGTGGGCGGCCATCCTCCGGGACCTGGTGATCGGCCTGCTGATCGCCGGCGCGGTCGCCGCCTGGGTGCCCGACTCGTTCTGGCAGGGCTTCTTCCTGGCCGACCACCCGGTGCTGAGCGCCATCTGGGGGCCGATCGTCGGTCCGGTCGTGGCCGTCCTCAGCTTCGTCTGCTCGATCGGCAACGTGCCGCTGGCCGCCGTGCTGTGGACCGGCGGCATCAGCTTCGGCGGCGTGGTCGCGTTCGTGTTCGCCGACCTGATGATCGTGCCGATCCTGACCATCTACCGGAAGTACTACGGCACCCGGATGGCGCTGTTCGTCCTCGGCACGTTCTTCGCCGCCACGGTCGGCGCCGGCTACCTGGTGGAGCTGCTGTTCGGCGTCACCGGCCTGACCCCGACCGACCGCTCGGCCCGCGTCGTCGAGGCCGGCATCTCGTGGAACTACACCACCTGGCTCAACATCGTGTTCCTGGTCATCGGCCTGGTGCTGGTGGTCCGGTTCTTCCGCACCGGCGGCCGGGACATGCTGAAGATGATGGGCGGCGCGCCCGACGCTGGCGGGCACACCGACCACCACCACATGGGCTAA
- a CDS encoding GlxA family transcriptional regulator → MCKNRAKAAAIRAVEVAAMKQVAHRVVVLALENVVAFDLSIASRVFTSASLAAGRPLYETLTCTLDGGPVRTTAGFRLMPDHGPEILATADTVVIPGPYEGPLMSEPELSPQLKAALDTVPAHARWVSICTGAFVLAAAGLLDGREATTHWCHADELAALHPQVRVTPDVLFVDDGKVLTSAGAAAGIDLCLHIVRTDHGSEVANHAARRVVVPAWRDGGQRQFIERPVPEVTDAGTSATRQWMTERLDQPLDLRRLAAHARMSVRTFTRRFREETGLSPGQWLLRERVERARHLLESTDLSVERIARDAGFGTTASLRQHLNAAVGVAPLAYRRSFSAKRAASPYL, encoded by the coding sequence ATGTGCAAGAATCGGGCCAAGGCGGCGGCGATCCGAGCGGTGGAGGTGGCGGCGATGAAGCAGGTGGCTCATCGCGTGGTGGTGCTGGCGCTGGAGAACGTGGTGGCGTTCGACCTGAGCATCGCCTCCCGGGTGTTCACCTCCGCATCGTTGGCCGCCGGTCGCCCGCTGTACGAGACGCTGACCTGCACGCTCGACGGCGGGCCGGTGCGGACGACGGCCGGCTTCCGGCTGATGCCCGACCACGGGCCGGAGATCCTCGCCACCGCGGACACTGTCGTCATTCCTGGCCCGTACGAGGGGCCGCTGATGTCCGAACCCGAGCTGTCGCCGCAGCTCAAGGCCGCCTTGGACACGGTGCCGGCCCACGCCCGCTGGGTGTCGATCTGCACGGGCGCGTTCGTGCTGGCCGCCGCCGGGCTGCTCGACGGCCGCGAGGCCACCACCCACTGGTGTCACGCCGACGAGCTGGCGGCGCTGCATCCCCAGGTCCGGGTGACCCCGGATGTGCTGTTCGTCGACGACGGCAAGGTGCTGACGTCGGCCGGCGCTGCCGCCGGCATCGACCTGTGCCTGCACATCGTGCGCACGGACCACGGCAGCGAGGTCGCCAACCACGCCGCCCGACGGGTGGTCGTGCCGGCGTGGCGGGACGGCGGCCAGCGGCAGTTCATCGAACGTCCCGTGCCCGAGGTCACCGACGCCGGCACCTCCGCCACCCGGCAGTGGATGACCGAGCGCCTCGACCAGCCCCTCGACCTGCGCCGGCTCGCCGCCCACGCCCGGATGAGCGTACGGACGTTCACCCGCCGCTTCCGCGAGGAGACCGGCCTCAGCCCCGGCCAGTGGCTGCTGCGGGAACGAGTGGAGCGAGCCCGGCACCTGCTGGAGTCGACGGATCTGTCGGTGGAGCGCATCGCCCGCGACGCCGGCTTCGGCACAACGGCGTCGCTGCGGCAGCACCTCAACGCCGCGGTCGGGGTGGCGCCGCTGGCGTACCGGCGAAGCTTCAGTGCGAAGCGGGCGGCCAGCCCCTACTTGTAG
- a CDS encoding SDR family oxidoreductase produces MNDPVLLITGGSSGLGAATAAAAARAGYRLVLTARGVDRLAAFAAGLGGPERVLTLPCDVGDWSQISGVVAKTEETFGRLDAVFANAGSSVGTSFLGRSGEDPELWREMVVTNVCGPAYTARAALPALMRSRGHLVLTGSASGRGVRPGSLYSATKWAVTGLAQAIRAECVGTGVRVTIVQPGLVDTEAIPADRKDDPKLDPADVARAVLYALEQPSTVDVNEIVIRPVGQDAYK; encoded by the coding sequence ATGAACGATCCAGTGCTGCTGATCACCGGCGGCTCCAGCGGACTGGGCGCCGCCACCGCGGCCGCCGCCGCGCGGGCGGGCTACCGCCTGGTCCTGACCGCCCGCGGCGTCGATCGGCTGGCCGCGTTCGCCGCCGGCCTCGGCGGCCCCGAGCGGGTGCTCACGCTGCCGTGCGATGTCGGCGACTGGTCCCAGATCAGCGGCGTCGTCGCCAAGACGGAGGAGACCTTCGGGCGGCTGGACGCCGTTTTCGCCAACGCCGGCAGCAGCGTCGGCACCTCCTTCCTCGGCCGCTCCGGCGAGGATCCCGAGCTGTGGCGGGAGATGGTCGTCACCAACGTCTGCGGCCCCGCCTACACCGCCCGCGCCGCCTTGCCGGCGCTGATGCGATCCCGCGGCCACCTGGTGCTCACCGGCTCCGCCTCCGGCCGGGGCGTGCGGCCCGGCAGTCTCTACTCGGCGACGAAGTGGGCCGTCACCGGCCTGGCGCAGGCCATCCGCGCCGAATGCGTCGGCACCGGTGTCCGCGTGACGATCGTCCAGCCGGGACTGGTGGACACCGAGGCGATTCCCGCCGACCGCAAGGACGATCCCAAGCTGGATCCGGCGGACGTGGCCCGGGCGGTGCTGTACGCGCTGGAACAGCCGTCCACTGTGGACGTCAACGAGATCGTGATCCGGCCGGTGGGACAGGACGCCTACAAGTAG